A region of the Meles meles chromosome 18, mMelMel3.1 paternal haplotype, whole genome shotgun sequence genome:
CCCAGCAGCCTGCCCGACCGCGCGGGGCTGCGCGTCTCACCTCTTCTCGGCCCACTCTATGACGGGGTCCCACTCGTTCTTCTGCAGCTCGACTAACGTCGCTGGTTCTTCCACCCTGTAGCTGATTCATGGCAAAAATCACCTTCATTAATAAAAAAGTATAATCCTTCATTCAGTGACAGACAATGGAAAGACCTAAAAggcaagagcaaaaaaaaaaatcttctcaacCCCCCGGCCCCCTCTAAGTCCTTCCCTAAAGCAGCAGTTCTCAGAGGGTAGCCTCGGGGCCAGCGGCAGAGCATCccctgggaacttgctagaaaggCCAGGTCCCAGGTCGCACCCAACCCGTACGGCAAGCGGAACCTCTGGAGGTGGAGACCAGCCATCTGCGCTTTACCAAGCCGTCCAGGGGATTCTACCGCAGGCccgagtttgagaaccactgtcctaaATGTCCCTGCTTATGTCCCAGGCCAAGGTGTGCAGCCCTAGGTCAATGCCATTCTAAACACCAATACTGCACCCCCAGATGCACACCCCCCTGCCCTGGGGTGCTGTGCCAGCTCAGTCCCTGCGCCCCACCTCCCCTAACCCTTCCGAGGGACTGTGCGCCTTGGCCACAAACTGCCTGTGCGCACCGCGTGAGCCCATGCGGCTCCCGGTGCAGCCAGCGGAGCGGGGCCTCTCACCACCTGGTGCCGGGCTATGCAACTTGTTCCGACCAAGAGACTCAGAAGTGGGAGTCAGCTGCGGGGAGCTGCGTGGTAAGGCCTCAGGGGATGGGAAGACAAGTGGGCACTGTGGAAAGCCGCAGTGCGGTGGTGCgacagggagaggagagatcatgagtaTGCAGGCAAAGGGGCAGCCGGAGGAGGGGGGCGAGAGACAGCTCAGGATTCTAGAACATCTGGGCCACAAACTCGGGCTGCTTGGCCACTTCTTGAACTTCCTTCACCACCACTGACCAGTTAGCTAAAGAACCTAGATGCGAGGGGAGAATTCAGAAGTGGAAGAAGCCAGCTCCTGACATCAACCACCAACCATCCCTGTGTCCAAGCAGAAAAGTGAGGTCAAGGATGCCTCTGTGAGGATGGGCGAAGTCCAGGACCGGAGGCCCCTGCTGGGGGCTGGCAAGTGACCCCCTTGGTCCTGGAACCTGCAAGAGCTGCATACCCTGCCACCGGCCCCGGCCCAGACCCAGGGACAGCTGCCAGGGCAGTGGAGAGAAGCGACGCGCCCGGTGCCCTGACCCGGTGACAGCCTGAGGAGGAGCCGCGGGGCAGCGAAGTGGGGATGTCAGACAGaccgcctccctgccctgggagaTAAAGGAAAAGGGTCTGCCTCTCCTTCCGCTGATAATGGTCTGGGCAAATGAGGCAAACGGCCCAGGGGCCCCGCTCAACCCCAGGGGAATGCCCGTCCAAATGTCAATTACCAGAGAGTGTCCGTGTCCAGAAACTTCACAGCCGCACGGATCAGCTGGTCCTTGTTCCGCTGGGTAGGGTTGTCTAAAGACGTGTTGCACAGTGTGGTCTGAAGCAAGAGGCCAGAGGCCCTGTCACCACCACTGGGGCCCAGGGAAAGGCACCGGGCTCCAGATGGATACTGCCTCCGACCCATGGCACCACGGAGAACCCAGACAGCGCCACACCGGGAGTGACGGAGCCCAACGGAAGCCCTCGACCCCCAGTATCTCCACAACCTGAGCTGCAGCCCATCTACTGAGCGCCTGCGACAGCCTGGCTCCCTGCCAAACACGATGACAGCCCGTGGGCCCAGGGGAGTCTCACAGTCACCCAGGAGTAACGAGCCTCCCCCAGGTCTCGTGCTCTCCACTCCCGGGCTCTGCTGTATTTCACTGAACCCTCGAGACACCCTTCGGAGGAGGTACTGTTGTTCCACTGAAGTCGAAGGAAGTCGGCGGAACAAACGAGCCAAACCAGAAGCCGGTGACTTTCCCAGCGAGGCTGCTTCGGTACTAGGACAATTCGTTTGTGGCCGTGACACCCTCATTTCCTCAGACACCCAACGGAGCAGGCCAGCCCCGTGGCAGGCTCTGAAGATGCCGAGGACGCTCGCATGGGTCTGAATGTCAAGGCCGAGCATGGGAATGACCAGGACGACAGCACTGTTCCCAGGGTTGACTGAGTGCtcgctctgtgccaggaaccaagCCAAAGGCTTCCCAGCGTCACAGCATCCGTCCTGACCACCGTGCTCACCTTTCACAGACGGAGATCGCGGGGCTGAGAAGGCGCAGTAGCTCACCCAAGGGGGCGGTCTGGAAGCCGCAGAGCCCCGACCCGAAGAGTTTAGCCAGCCCCTGCTCCAGCCTGCCCACACCCGCCCATGTGTGTATGGACGGCTCGCTCCGAGGGGCGCTGCCTCACCTCAGCCCCCGGCCCCAGGCGTTCCTGCGCTCAACCGATACTGAGTGCCACCGAGCCTCAAGCAAGGGGCTGGCTATGCACTAGCAAGACAGACGTGGCCCTGCCCTTCTGGGCTCACAAGGCGCCAGAAGAGACGGGCTGAGTGTGCAAATGTCAAACGGACAATTATCAACTGCCTATGTGCCGGCCAAAGAGAGGAACAGGAGGCGTGGCCGCAACGAAGAGAGCTGGGCGGCCAGGGAGGGCGACACCTGTCCTGAGACCAGAGGAGGAGCCGGCCACCCAGGACGGTGTTCTGAGCAGGGCAACCTCAGGGGGTCGGGCGGGGAACGGTCAGCATGTCCAAGGAGGGGAGTGTGGCAGGGGTCCACCCCCGAGGCCCTTATCCGAATTCGGAAAGGAGTCTTGATTTTCGCCAGGTACCCTAGGAAGCCAGCCGTGGGCATAGGGGTAGAGGTTCAGGAACTTGTTACCAGGTGCATGGTGTAGAACTTGATGGTGTCCTGCTGGGAGTCCCATTCAGTGGCCACGGCGATGGCCAGGGCCTCGCTGGGGACAGTAAAGAGCTTGGCTTGGGGAGTTTTCAGCTTCCTGTGGTCCAGGTTTATCTCAAAGCCACCTTGAAAGATCAAATGAAAACCTCTCAGGGACTGTTAAGTGGAATCGAGTGACCACTGCTATATTTAGCTACTTGAATTGGTGCGGACAAAGGCACCGTGAGTCCCTTCACGGAGGGCTTACAGAAACCTACCCAACAAAAGCACGCAGGGTAATCTCACTGCTGAAACCAGCCAGATGAAAAATGTCGCTACCcattcactcacacacacacacacacacacacacacacacacaaagaaagaaaaagcggCAGTCAAAATTTCACTCACCTTCACCCTGTGTGATGCTGACATTCTGATAAAACCTCTTCCTTTCTGTAAAAGAGATTTTCCAAaaaggtaatttaaaataatatcgAGGCAGCTCACGAAGTGACAAGACCAGCTTGGGCCATTACTGCTAATGCTGATTGATTGGCTTGATTTTCATATCACTATTCAAGGTCTGCCCTACCCTACGCGGCATAATCAACGGCTCCTGATTaaagctggggggaggagggcattCACTCTCCAGGGATGAGGGAGGGACAGGACGCACTGGTCAGGCCCCCACTGGCCCCCGAGCCAGGGACAGTCTGATCACAAAGCATCTCGAAGCCGCAGACTATCTGACACGACAGATTTTTCTAGCGCCTTCCGCTTTAATTTCTAGGCAGGCTCTCCCTGCCACACACCACCCCACCAGCACAGCCCCCATGCCAGAACAATGTGCCCCAGTCCAAAGATGGTGTCTGAGTCCGATAAAGCCAGAGACCTATTCCGGGCAAGAGTATGACGCCTCTGAGACGGCACGAGAGGAAAGCCGGTGTGGACATGCGTGTGCACGTGAAAGTGGGGAGAGATCCCAGGAGCATCTCTCATCCTCTCTACCCAATTAATTAACCTAATTAACCAGCATGCCTGTGTATTTAACAGGAGCTCCAAACATTTCCTTTAAGAAAGGGGAAAATACGCGGCCTGTGAGATCTGAAAATACCTTGAATATAACCTTCTACGAAAACGTAAACAAATCTCTCCTCTTCTACTTGGAGGACTTAAAACTAAGAGTGCCTCCTAAGGAAATTATGCAGACTCCTCTTACTAATAAAGGACAACTAGGTCACATTTTGGAAGCTAAAAACCATAACCCGGCCGTGACGTTTGCGGTCAACACAAAACCTTGCCTCATTCGCTTTTTCGCTCTGTCGCAAAATCACTGGGTACCAAGAGCCATTGGGTCCTTGATTAAAGTCACTTGCTGGAAATACTGATGTagcatggggaggaggaggagattcatttgtttttaatgctttgggggaaaaaaaacaaacccagaaacccaaagaacaaaaaccacgCTGAAGTGAAAACATGGTGTTTTTTCCGTTTTCCCCAGCACATCAGTTTTTTCAACAGTGTTGTGCTCAATCATTGATACTTTCCCCAAAGAGGGCCCCAAACTGCATTTCCACAGCTGTGCTTTACTCAACGAAGGCCCCAGCTGTTTTCCAACAAAAAAATTGTGTGTCTACCACATGCCAGGTACTATACTAAGTATATGGAATCagtcaataaaaatgttaaaaatcactGTCTTTATGTAAAtgctcagaaggaaaaaaaagtgataggaTCTGGCCACCAAGATGATGCTGTATTATTATAACGTGACTTGCCACCTTTATCCGAAATCATCATAGTGATTCTCTCCTGAGTTTGACACCGAAACGGAAAGTTTACGCCATCCTGGTGCTTTCGAATGTGCCAAGTTCGTGCCCCAAGTTCACATGCCACCTGGTCACATTCAGATAGTGGATGACACACCAATCTGGAGGCCTCTTTGCGTAGGCTTGGAAGCCTGGACTGAGGCGCCCGGACCACGTCCAGTATGTTCTCCAGTGCCCTAGCTGGGCAACGTGTCCAGAGCCAGGCCAGGCAGGAAGCAGGAAGAGCTTGGAAGCTGACTCACCACCGCTGGGGGAAGGATCTGGCCCCATCGGCAGGAAGTGCCAGTGGAGAGCATTCTAGCATACGGCTGGCTGGACACAGCCTTGGGAGACAGGCCCAAGAGACCTGGATTTGGGGCATAAACTGAAGCACGGGCAGAACCTAAAGCGGCTGGGGTACTGAGGTGTCCCACgagggaagtctttttttttcccctctgctttGCTGGTCAGCCCTTAGTTCCTCTGTCCTGGCCAGGTCCCCCTCTGTGCCTGattaagaggaagaaaacagaaggacaGAAGGGCCAGGATAGGTCAACCAAGATTGCTCCAAACAGCAGTACGCCCTGTGAAAAGAGAGGATAGCCCCAGGCAAAAGGACCGCAAAGGCTGCAGGGCCTCTGAAGAGGGCAGGCACCCCACGGGGCCTGTTGCAGAGAGGTGCTCTGCTGAATGCAGTGGATACGTTAGAGGTGCAAACTCTGGCCTTGGAACAAACTTCAGTGAGTACTGACCCTGTTCCAGAAGTGGGGTAAGTCCTGGGGATTGGAATCAAAGCTCGTCCCTGCCCTCGAGGCACTTCCTGTCTACTGGGAAGTGAACACTAAACCAGGCAAACAATAAAGTCACTGATGGCCAAAGTCCCGAGGATCACTGGAGACACACACCAGGCAGGAAAGCCTGATCTTACCGTGGGCTAAAGGAAGACTTCCAAGCGCTCAGATTTCATCTGAGACCAGATGGAGAGGCAGGAGTTAGCCAGTCTGCACGGACGGATTTGTTTCTTGGAGGGGGGCATGTGTGGAAGGCATTTCTAGTAGAAGAAATGGCTTTCACAAAGGTCCTCAGCCTCACGAGAGCTCGAGAGTTCGTCGGGAGGACAAGACTGCTACCCTGTAGAAGATGGCTGTAGAGATGCccggggagggtggtgggggccAAATCTAGGGGAGGGGCTGGTAGGTCACAGTATGGAGGCAGAGGCGGTCAAGCAAGGGGCTCATATGGCAGACAAGGCCAGGATCTGGAAAATTCATTTGGTAGAATGCATGGCTCCCAACAACGTTCTGCACCTGGGCCCTCCAAGGCCTCGGGTCATGTAAAATAAATCACGAGACCAGGAACCTTGATGCACCACGTTCTCAGTGGACACGGGATGAGCTGACGGCAACAGGAACCTCATCTTTTAAAAGGTGAAATCAACAGACGAGCCTTGTGGGCTCACGCGGAACGCGGGTCTATTCTCAGTATGAATCAGTCATTTATAGAACATCTGTTTCAGTGGCAAAAACACACTCGGTGCCTTTTAGGTGTGGACTGCGAAGATACAAAgaaacaggtacatgaaaaggcgCTGAATGTTAAAAGCTGGCCCCAAGAAGGCAGGCTATttaagcagagaagcagaaaacaacacaaaaaacctgctcctcctcctgtcGCAGGCTTCACAGACCAGCGAGTGCTCTTTGTGCCAGACTCAATCTTCGCCTGGCCTTTGCTTTGGGAAAGACTGCAAGCCTCAGAACTACGACTCCCACGGTGCACCTAGAACAGAGGAAGTGCCCCCTCCAAACAGCCTCAACacctttatctttttaaacagtGCCATCTGGCGGGCCTGAAGTCTTAAAGCTACATTTGACTCAGGGCGTCCCTCCATCCAGAATCCTAGGGCGGCTCCAACTGTTTTCAAGGATCAAAATTCTTCAGACCAACTATTTAAGAACTCTCACAACCCGATGATAAGAAGacacccaattaaaaaatggttaaggaATCTGAACAgagatttcttcaaagaaaatatacaaaataagcacatgaaaaaaagtgCTGGACGTcataatcatcagggaaatgcaaaacaaaaccaggagaaacttcacacccactgggatggctgtaacaataacaatatttaaaaaacccagataactagtgttggcaaggatgtggacaaaTTGGGACCCTCATAcgctgctggtggaaatgcaaaccgGAAGAGCACGCCAGTTAAACCCTGGGAAAGTGTGGCAGTTTCTCAGAAAGTCAAACAGTTACCAAGTGACCAGCAATTACTGATctatgagaaatgaaaacatatgcaacccaaaacaccacaaacaaacaaaaaacatatgcccacataaaaacttgtacacaaatgtttatggcagcattcaGAATAGCtacaagaggggcgcctgcgtggctcagtgggttaaagcctctgccttcaactcagttcatgatcccagggtcctgggatcgagcccccatcggactctctgctcagcagggagcctggtttccccctctctctgcctgcctctctgcctacttgtgatctctgtctgtcaaataaataaacaaaatcttaaaaaaaaaaaaaaagaaagaattgccaAAAGAGGGAATCAATCCAAATGACcatgagtggatgaatggataaataagatgtcaTACGGCCGTATGACGGCATATTACTCAGCTATGAAAAACAATGGAGTACTCATACATGCTACGATTGGATAAACCTCGCCAGAATCATTGTAAGAAAGCCAGCCAGAAAGGACCACATTCCATTTATGAAACGTCCGAACTAGGGAAATCTATAGAGCCGGAACGTAAAAGAGTGGTTGTCTAGGGCCTGCAGGGAGGAACGATGATAGCTAAAGGGTACAGGGGTGCTTTTGGGGTGATAAAAGTGTTCTAGAATTGTGGTGACCGTTGTACAACTCgtgaatgtactaaaaaccactgaattatacattttaaatgagtAAGCTATAAGTGAACTGAATCTCAATGAAGCTGCTAAAAAATGCTTTGGGGCAAATGCATCTGCCACAGCAACTAATATAAACGAGCTAAATAACTAAACACAgttttttcttccaaatggcTCTACCCATCCTGAGGAGGGGTTGGCCAACTTTTCCCATGAAGAgccagagtaaatattttaggcttggcaggccataacataacataacattaCTGCTGCAACTAGTAAACTCAGTAGGTAAAGTAGCCTGAGATGATATGAAAATgagtgggcatggctgtgttccaataaaactttattcgaAAACCAAGTGGCAGGCTGGGCTTTATCTACAGAATCTCCCTCAACCCAACACAATCACTCTCTGAAGACAGACCAAGCAAGGCCTCTGAGGCAGTAGAGACTGTGAGAAGCCAAATGACTTGTCCAGGTGGCAATTTGAAAACAGAGGAGACAAGACTTCCAGCCTTGGCTTCACGGGGTGTCGTACTCAGCCAGACATACAGCCTCTCCAGAACACCTTCCCCTCGAAACCAGCTGATGGATCTCTGACAACTGGTACAGAGCTGGACCACCACATACCCTCCAACAGGCCTCCTTGCTGCAAAATCTCCTCTAACACCCCAGCAACCCTTTCCCAAGCCCCTCCTCTTCTGACAACCTTCACTGGCACGGCCATTCTTAAGGAGCCAAGTTCAAGCTGCCTGCCAGAGTCTTCGTGGAGAAGGCCCCCACTTGGGGTTAATATTCCACCATTCCCAAGACTCACAGCATCTCAAAGTGGTAGTGTCTTTGCAGTGCTCTCACATTTCATGTACCTCTCTCCCACTGGGCTTCATTCTTACATTCCTCTTCTCGTTCCTGTTTAACTACCTTCCATGTGCCAGCTACTTCCAAGAGCCTAAACT
Encoded here:
- the ATPAF2 gene encoding ATP synthase mitochondrial F1 complex assembly factor 2 isoform X1, which gives rise to MLGLDIQTHASVLGIFRACHGAGLLRWVSEEMRVSRPQTNCPSTEAASLGKSPASGLARLFRRLPSTSVEQQYLLRRVSRGFSEIQQSPGVESTRPGGGSLLLGDCETPLGPRAVIVFGREPGCRRRSVDGLQLRLWRYWGSRASVGLRHSRCGAVWVLRGAMGRRQYPSGARCLSLGPSGGDRASGLLLQTTLCNTSLDNPTQRNKDQLIRAAVKFLDTDTLCYRVEEPATLVELQKNEWDPVIEWAEKRYDVEISSSTSIMGPSIPARTREVLVSHLASYNMWALQGIEFVVTQLKSLVLTLALMDLRLTVEQAVLLSRLEEEYQIQKWGSVEWAHDYELQELRARTAAGALFAHLCSESTTVKHKVLQQ
- the ATPAF2 gene encoding ATP synthase mitochondrial F1 complex assembly factor 2 isoform X3, with the protein product MLGLDIQTHASVLGIFRACHGAGLLRWVSEEMRVSRPQTNCPSTEAASLGKSPASGLARLFRRLPSTSVEQQYLLRRVSRGFSEIQQSPGVESTRPGGGSLLLGDCETPLGPRAVIVFGREPGCRRRSVDGLQLRLWRYWGSRASVGLRHSRCGAVWVLRGAMGRRQYPSGARCLSLGPSGGDRASGLLLQTTLCNTSLDNPTQRNKDQLIRAAVKFLDTDTLCYRVEEPATLVELQKNEWDPVIEWAEKSVL